The segment GCCACCAGCGAGCAGGCGAAGAGGATGAGCCAGGGCACGGCCGACTCGAACACCGAGGAGGGGAGCCGCAGGAGCAGGAGCGCGCCGACCACGGCGAACAGGCCGCTGAGCCCGAGCACGGTCGCGGTCACGCGAGGGTGCAGGGAGAGCTCGCGGCGGTAGCCGAAGGACCCGCTGAGCCCGGCCGGCACCAGTCCCACGGTGTTGGAGGCGTTGGCCGTGACGGGCGGGACGCCGAGCGCCACGAGGACCGGGAAGCTCACCAGGGACGCCACGCCGATCGACGCGGTGGCGATGCCCGCACCGAAGCCCGCCGCGACGATCGCGGCGACCTCCCCCGCGCTCACGCGGGTGGTTCGCGCAGGATCGCGACGTCGCTGACCTGCTCGACGTGGTCGTGCATGGCTCGCGCCGCCTCGTCGGCGTCGCCGGCGCGGATGGCGGCCGCGATCCGTCGGTGGGCGGCGAGCGAGTCGCGGGGCCGGCCGGGCTGGCCGAGGGACTCGATGCGGGTCTCGAGCACGAGCTCGCTGATCTCGGCCATCATGCGGGCCAGCAACGTCGAGTGCGCGGCGGCGGTGACGGCGGCGTGGAACTGCTCGTCGCCGGCGACGCCGCGACCGCCGGCGTCGATGTCGGCCTCCATGCCGTCGAGCGCGGCGTCGATGGCGTCGGCGTCGGCGTCGCTGCGGCGCTGCGCGGCGAGCGCGGCGATCTTGGTCTCGAGCGCGTCGCGGGCGTCGATGACGTCGGGCAGCCGCTGGGCGTGCTCGCGGATCGCCTCGGTGATGCGCCGGACCCCGGAGCCCCCCGTGAGGATCGCGCCGTCGCCGTGGCGCACCGTGACGGCGCCGACGACCTCGAGCGCGACGAGCGCCTGGCTGACCGTGGCGCGGCTGACGCCGAGGCGCGTGGCGAGGTCGCGCTCGGGCGGGAGACGGTCGCCGGCGCCGAGCCCGTTGTCGGCGACCCACGTGGCGATCTGCTCGGCCACCTGCTCGTAGAGGCGGGGGCGCGCGACCGGTCGGAGGCCGTCGTTCGGGGAAGCCATGGAGCCAGGGTATTGACAATCGGCTCAGATGACTATTGGCTAGGCCACTGATCCATCGGGGGTGACTCCCGTCACACGGCCCTCGTCACGACTGCACAGGAGGCTCCCGCCATGGGACCGGAACTCATCGCGATCATCGCGCTCGTCGCGCTGTTCGTCATCGGCACGCTGCTGCCGATCAACATGGGAGCCCTGGCCTACGTGGCCGCGTGGCTCGTCGGCATGTACGCGCTCGACCTCGACGAGAAGGAGATCCTCGCCGGAGTGAGCGGCGACCTGATCCTCACCCTGATCGGCGTCACCTACCTCTTCGCGATCGCGAAGAACAACGGCACCGTCGACCTCATCGTCACCACCGCCGTGAAGGCGGTCGGCGGGCGCGTCGCGCTGATCCCGTGGGTCATGTTCGCGGTCACCGCGCTCCTGACGTCCATCGGCGCAGCGAGCCCCGCGGCCTGCGCCATCATCGGCCCCATCGCGCTCGGCTTCGCCGGCAAGTACAAGATCAGCCCGCTCATGATGGGCATGTTCGTCGTGCACGGCGCCCAGGGCGGCGGCTTCTCCCCCATCAGCATCTACGGCACCATCACCAACTCGGTCATGCGCGAGAACGGCCTGCCCGTCAGCGAGATGACGGTGTTCCTCGCCAGCCTCGTGGTCAACCTGGTCATGGCCGCCATCCTGTTCTTCGCCCTCGGCGGTCGCCGCCTCATGTCGCAGCGCATCGAGCCCGGCGACGACGACACCCTGACCGCCGACCTGCACACCGGTGGCGCGAAGGTGACCGCCCGCGGCTACGGCGTCGACGCCCCCACCGGCACCGCCGCGACGGGCGTCCGCACCGACCAGGTGCTCACGCTCGTCGCCTTCGTGGGCGTGGCCGTCGTGGCCCTCGCCTTCGACAAGAACATCGGCTTCGTGGCCATCACCGCCGCCGTCATCCTCGCCATGCTGTCGGCACAGGAGCACAAGGGCGCCGTCAG is part of the Aeromicrobium sp. Leaf245 genome and harbors:
- a CDS encoding FadR/GntR family transcriptional regulator, with translation MASPNDGLRPVARPRLYEQVAEQIATWVADNGLGAGDRLPPERDLATRLGVSRATVSQALVALEVVGAVTVRHGDGAILTGGSGVRRITEAIREHAQRLPDVIDARDALETKIAALAAQRRSDADADAIDAALDGMEADIDAGGRGVAGDEQFHAAVTAAAHSTLLARMMAEISELVLETRIESLGQPGRPRDSLAAHRRIAAAIRAGDADEAARAMHDHVEQVSDVAILREPPA
- a CDS encoding SLC13 family permease, whose protein sequence is MGPELIAIIALVALFVIGTLLPINMGALAYVAAWLVGMYALDLDEKEILAGVSGDLILTLIGVTYLFAIAKNNGTVDLIVTTAVKAVGGRVALIPWVMFAVTALLTSIGAASPAACAIIGPIALGFAGKYKISPLMMGMFVVHGAQGGGFSPISIYGTITNSVMRENGLPVSEMTVFLASLVVNLVMAAILFFALGGRRLMSQRIEPGDDDTLTADLHTGGAKVTARGYGVDAPTGTAATGVRTDQVLTLVAFVGVAVVALAFDKNIGFVAITAAVILAMLSAQEHKGAVSQIAWPTVLLVAGVSTYAAILTQAGSPEYVGGWAAGLGAVAIGALILCYVGGVVSAFASSTALLPVIVPIAIPLIVDGGIHPAMFIAALAISSTIVDVSPFSTNGALMLANRPDTVTEQVYYKQILTYSVIVVLVGPLLVWAALVLPGWGA